The DNA region CAACCAGAAGTACCGCACATGCCAATCCGTCGAAATCCGAACGAGTTAAAAGCCTCATCGAAGCACCTCCTGAAATCCCCAAGAGAATTTATTGTTTTTTATAAAACCATATTATTATCACAGAGTCATGCCTGCCATGGTTCTTCATGATCACTATCATGCCTGTTTCATATAAAATGCATGAATGATAACAGTATAGGGAAATAAAGTGAAAACGTCAAGAAAAACCATACTGTACGTGTGCGTATGGAAATTTCACCGCGCTGTCTGAACGTGTAATTGCGGTTTCAGAACGACTCTTCTGTCCTTACAGGCCGATATCTGCTGCAACTACGCGCATTCCCATAATTACATCGGTAAACAGCCCGGTCAATTCGATACCGAGCATGTCCGCACCCTTCTGGATGACCTCGCGGTTTGCGCCCGCGGCAAATGAACGCTGTTTCCACTTCTTTTTGACAGAGCCCGACTCGAGGTCCATGACACTCTTCGAAGGCCGCACGAGCGCGCATGCGGTAACAAGCCCGGTAAGCTCGTCGATTGCGAACAGGACTTTTTCAAGGTCGGACAGGGGCTCCACCGGGGAGCATATTCCCCATCCGTGCGAAACGACAGCCCGGATATAATCCTCGGGCCAACCGTGCTCCCTGAGGATTTCTTCCGATTTCGTGCAGTGCTGTTCCGGGAACCGTTCATAGTCGATGTCGTGGACAAGCCCGATTATGCCCCATTTCTCCTCTTCGGCAGCATGCCCCATTTTCCGTGCCATATGACGCATGACCGCCTCGACAGCCTTTGCATGGTTGATGAGCGCTTCTTCCGCGTTATATGCATGGAGGAGTTCGAGCGCTTCATCACGTGTCGGTACATGTGTTTCCATGATTGCCCCGTGTGAAGATGATTCATGATCGATTGTGAAGTTCCCGGTCGCGTACGCCGGGCGGCGGATTGTCCTTCTGCCCGGTATTCTCCTGAATCCTGTGCCCCATGCGGAGTGAAATGCACAATTTTGCGCGTGCTGCAACGTTGCAGCACTGAACT from bacterium includes:
- a CDS encoding HDIG domain-containing protein; the protein is METHVPTRDEALELLHAYNAEEALINHAKAVEAVMRHMARKMGHAAEEEKWGIIGLVHDIDYERFPEQHCTKSEEILREHGWPEDYIRAVVSHGWGICSPVEPLSDLEKVLFAIDELTGLVTACALVRPSKSVMDLESGSVKKKWKQRSFAAGANREVIQKGADMLGIELTGLFTDVIMGMRVVAADIGL